ACCACGACCAATGAATCTTTTGGGATGACCGTACTGGAGGCGATGGCCTGCAGGTGTCCGGTAGTGGTTCCGCGTGTAGGGGCGTTGCCGGAATTATTGGATGGTCCGTTAAGTGTTTCCCTATACGAATCAGGCAATGAAGAGGAGTGTGTGGACAGATTGAGCGCACTGCTGGAGCAGAATAGTCTGAGGGAAGGCTTGAAGTCATTGGGAGAACAGAAAGCTAGAACTACTTACAGCATCGAACAAGTGGGAAAAGAATACATGGAACTACTTGAGCGATTCAGAGAAGAACGTTTAATTCTTAAATAAGTAGATCACTCCATGGGGCTGTCAACCGAATAAGAGGTGTTGTTGAAATGGAAGAGCTGCAGATCGGTATGGTAGGAATGGACACTTCGCATAGCAGGATTTTCGCGGCGCTGCTAAATGATGAATCTCATCCGCTTTATATTCCGGGTGGCAGGTTACACTGCGGTTATCCGGGGGGTTCTCTTGATTTCGAGCTAAGCTATTCACGTGTGAGACCGATTAGCAGTGAATTGCAGGAGCGCTATGGGGTTGAATTGCTCGATTCTATAGAAGAAGTTGCGGAGAGATCCCATGCGATTCTATTGACTTCTGTAGATGGGAGAGTGCACAAGGAACAATTTGCGGTGCTGGCTCCTTACGGAAAGCCGGTATTCATTGACAAGCCGTTAGCGGTTTCTTCTGAAGATGCGAAGATGATTGTGGAATTGGCGGAGAGGTATGGAACGCCATTTTTCTCCAGCTCTATGCTACGTTTCGGTGGACCACTGGTAGCCCTCTTAGAGGATGAAAGTGCAGGTGCTATTCTAGGTGCGGATTGTACTGGACCACTCGATCTACAGCCGACACAACCGGGGTTATTCTGGTATGGCATACACGCTGCTGAGATGTTATATGCCGCCCTTGGAGAAGGTTGCCATTGCGTACGTGCCGTCAGTAACGATACGCAAGAATGGGTAGTCGGCCAGTGGAAGGACGGGCGAATCGGGACGATCCGCGGAAACCGTACAGGCGGCTCTGATTTCTATATCGTATTGCATCGTGAACGAGGGAGTAACGGAATTAACGCGCTCGGAGCAAATTACAACGCAGGACACCAGCAATTACTGAAGAAATTTATAGCTATGGCGCGAGGGGACTCTCCACCGGTACGATCTTCCCTAACACTAGAGTTGATTCGCTTCATCGAAGCGGCCAACGAAAGTCGGGTAAGCGGTGCTGATGTTCGTCTGTAAAGGAAAGCACAATCTGAAAGGAGTGTAGTGTATTGATTAGGACAGCAGTGATTGGATGCGGTGGCATGGGAACTGTTCATGCGGATCGTTACAAGTCCATGCCCGAAGCTGAGCTTGTCGCCGTATGTGACATCGTTGAAAAAGCCGCTGAGGTGCTAGGAACTTTAGTGGGCGTTAGCTATTTTACATCTGTACAAGAAATGCTCGAGCAGGTAAAGCCAGCGGTGGTCAGTGTTGCTGTGCCGACCTATTTGCATGTAGAACTGGTACGGATTGCGGCTTACCATGGTGCGCATGTGATCTGTGAGAAGCCGCTCGCACTCACTTCGCAGGAAGCGGAAGAAGCAATTCGTTACTGCAACGAGCGCGGTGTACATTTGTTTGTGGGCCATGTCGTTCGTTTCTTTCCTTCTTACAGACAGCTTGCGGAGGGAATAACGCAGCTTGGCAGTGTTCAAGGCGGAATATACCATGCTAAACGGGCGGGTTCACATCCCGGAAACGTGCAAGCGTGGTTTCGGGATCCATTTCTTAGCGGTGGCGTCATTATGGATTTAATGATTCACGACATTGACTACATTCGTGGGGCTTTTGGTGAAGCCCGTGAAGTATATGCGTTCCAGCACCAGTCGGAAGACATAAATTATGCTTCAGCCACTTTCCGGTTCAAGAATGGAACCATTGCACAGCTTGAAGCATTTTGGGGGTATCCAGGGTCGTTCCACTCCTCTTTTGAATATGCGGATGCGGAAGGAATCATCTCAGGCGGGACCGGGGATGGCGAAAGTCTACATATTCGCAAGTCGATAACGACGGGCTCTACATCGGGATTTGTGGAGACACCTTCGAGTGTGCTGCTGAAGGACCCGTATTATTTGGAACTGGAGCATTTTCTAAGCTGTCTAACAAGTGGGGAAGAGCCGATAGTCACTGCACAGGATGCGCTGGAAGCTGTACGCTGGGCTGAAGCCGCTCAGCAATCGGCAATGACCCATCAACCGGTGAAGCTTGAAGTGAAGGGGGATATTTAATGAGCCGTTTGAATATTGGCATGATCAGTTTCGCGCATGCGCATGCTTTTGACTATTTGGCAAGTTTACTGCACATGTCTGAAGTGACGGTCAGTGGAATTGCTGATGAGGTGCCAGAGCGCACACAGGCGCTCGCAGAACGTCATTCGATTCCCTATTATGCTAACTACAAGGAACTTCTGGAAGATGCGAATATAGATGCCGTAATTATTTGCTCGGAAAATGTCTATCATGCTGAGCTAACCATCGCTTCAGCCCGAGCGGGCAAGCATGTACTGTGCGAGAAGCCGCTAGGTCTGTCAGTGGAAGAAATGCAACGCATGATTTCGGTCTGCTCTGAAGAGGGAGTACAGCTTATGACAGCCTTTCCTTGCCGCTTCCTCACTCCGGTTGTTCGGGCTAAGGAATCACTAGATCGCGGCGATATTGGTGAAATTATTGCTTTTAAAGGAACTAACAGAGGTTCTTTTCCGGGACCTAGATGGTTCTCTGATGAAGCCCTATCGGGAGGCGGTGCTGTTCTAGATCACACTGTGCATGTGATGGATCTGATGAACTGGTTCTCCGGTTCTTCTGTAGAACAGGTGTATGCCTATGCGGATACCTTATTTGATGCAGAGCGCAAGCGGACGATCGATGATGCTGGAATGGTGCATGTAACTTTTGAGAATGGTGTGTTCGGAGTGCTGGATCCTAGCTGGTCACGCAATCCCGGCTTCCCCATATGGGGGGATGTGACCCTAGAAATCATTGGAACTAAAGGTGTCATCTCCATAGATGCTTTTAACCAAAAAAACAATGTATACGGAAGAGCATCTGGCAAAGGGAACTGGTCCTTCTGGGGAGATGACATGAATGAACTG
This genomic stretch from Paenibacillus sp. FSL H7-0737 harbors:
- a CDS encoding Gfo/Idh/MocA family protein, producing MEELQIGMVGMDTSHSRIFAALLNDESHPLYIPGGRLHCGYPGGSLDFELSYSRVRPISSELQERYGVELLDSIEEVAERSHAILLTSVDGRVHKEQFAVLAPYGKPVFIDKPLAVSSEDAKMIVELAERYGTPFFSSSMLRFGGPLVALLEDESAGAILGADCTGPLDLQPTQPGLFWYGIHAAEMLYAALGEGCHCVRAVSNDTQEWVVGQWKDGRIGTIRGNRTGGSDFYIVLHRERGSNGINALGANYNAGHQQLLKKFIAMARGDSPPVRSSLTLELIRFIEAANESRVSGADVRL
- a CDS encoding Gfo/Idh/MocA family protein, with the translated sequence MIRTAVIGCGGMGTVHADRYKSMPEAELVAVCDIVEKAAEVLGTLVGVSYFTSVQEMLEQVKPAVVSVAVPTYLHVELVRIAAYHGAHVICEKPLALTSQEAEEAIRYCNERGVHLFVGHVVRFFPSYRQLAEGITQLGSVQGGIYHAKRAGSHPGNVQAWFRDPFLSGGVIMDLMIHDIDYIRGAFGEAREVYAFQHQSEDINYASATFRFKNGTIAQLEAFWGYPGSFHSSFEYADAEGIISGGTGDGESLHIRKSITTGSTSGFVETPSSVLLKDPYYLELEHFLSCLTSGEEPIVTAQDALEAVRWAEAAQQSAMTHQPVKLEVKGDI
- a CDS encoding Gfo/Idh/MocA family protein, with amino-acid sequence MSRLNIGMISFAHAHAFDYLASLLHMSEVTVSGIADEVPERTQALAERHSIPYYANYKELLEDANIDAVIICSENVYHAELTIASARAGKHVLCEKPLGLSVEEMQRMISVCSEEGVQLMTAFPCRFLTPVVRAKESLDRGDIGEIIAFKGTNRGSFPGPRWFSDEALSGGGAVLDHTVHVMDLMNWFSGSSVEQVYAYADTLFDAERKRTIDDAGMVHVTFENGVFGVLDPSWSRNPGFPIWGDVTLEIIGTKGVISIDAFNQKNNVYGRASGKGNWSFWGDDMNELMLKAFVQALLEGVEVPISGIDGLRSTEVALTAYQSAHAGQPVRLIK